From a region of the Bremerella alba genome:
- a CDS encoding CBS domain-containing protein → MVSRALRIVVVSEDRQHLRDCFDFFVACGYEVETRCDSVYRESDSPQKKDVLIYDYDGSQSTISHNNLFKIAVVPADKPELVERVISEAADDVVLKPVTPAKLLVRVRAAAAILEARVAISQQFGRNPRNTHPSEGAFLGTLQYTIEQIAVHGHCVCATLFSVSNTHSERYREWQASLEATALPDSRIFELSGNRVAVVTPASSPDQVTHWAADQMAQASVRDTSQADISPLSVSGSFVSTRNESSTSEQVSMLLADRLNLALSLGEGLLVDDSLENQWLPHQPTGSIFDGMTAEDIMQPTTVRLNASDNVENALEAMRLWNADIAPVFQADGTPCGLIRTDDLVEIEDKQQAIGRYCLPNVPHVRCDSTFNEFVALFSSNDSSWLQVLRSGNPVGVIHCDDLTSMNSPVMVSLP, encoded by the coding sequence ATGGTTTCACGCGCACTGCGAATCGTCGTTGTCTCTGAGGACCGTCAGCACCTTCGCGATTGCTTTGACTTCTTTGTTGCCTGTGGATACGAGGTCGAAACTCGCTGCGATTCCGTTTACCGTGAGTCTGATTCTCCCCAGAAGAAAGATGTCCTGATCTACGATTACGATGGAAGCCAATCGACCATCAGCCACAACAACTTATTCAAGATCGCGGTCGTTCCGGCGGATAAGCCAGAGCTTGTAGAAAGAGTCATTTCAGAAGCCGCCGATGACGTTGTCCTGAAGCCGGTAACCCCAGCCAAACTGCTCGTACGGGTAAGGGCCGCCGCGGCAATTTTGGAAGCCCGAGTAGCCATTTCCCAGCAATTTGGGCGCAATCCGCGCAATACCCATCCGAGCGAGGGCGCTTTTCTAGGAACTTTGCAATACACCATCGAGCAGATAGCCGTTCATGGCCATTGCGTCTGTGCAACGCTGTTCTCTGTCTCTAATACGCATTCCGAACGTTACCGGGAATGGCAGGCAAGCCTCGAGGCAACGGCCCTTCCCGATTCGCGCATTTTCGAGCTCTCAGGCAATCGGGTCGCCGTGGTTACTCCCGCTTCTTCGCCTGATCAGGTCACCCACTGGGCGGCCGATCAGATGGCGCAAGCATCGGTCCGAGACACCTCGCAGGCTGATATCTCGCCATTGAGTGTTTCGGGGAGCTTCGTGAGCACACGCAACGAGTCTTCTACCAGCGAGCAAGTTTCGATGCTGTTGGCCGACCGGCTGAACCTGGCACTAAGCCTCGGCGAAGGGTTACTTGTCGACGATTCACTGGAAAATCAGTGGCTACCACATCAACCAACCGGAAGCATCTTCGACGGCATGACCGCTGAGGATATCATGCAACCCACCACGGTCCGTCTGAATGCTTCCGATAACGTTGAAAACGCGCTGGAAGCGATGCGTCTGTGGAATGCCGACATTGCTCCGGTCTTCCAAGCCGATGGTACACCGTGCGGTCTGATCCGTACCGATGATCTTGTGGAAATTGAAGACAAGCAACAGGCCATCGGGCGATATTGTCTGCCGAATGTTCCCCACGTTCGCTGCGACTCGACATTCAACGAATTTGTAGCGTTGTTTTCCTCGAACGATTCCTCTTGGCTGCAAGTCCTTCGCAGTGGCAATCCGGTCGGCGTTATCCATTGCGACGACTTGACCTCGATGAATTCGCCTGTGATGGTTTCACTGCCGTAG
- a CDS encoding FHA domain-containing protein, translating into MQTQLLPQIEKDSIFLEYLDHVTGRSTKSVIDEFPFIIGRNATCNLTVESGRVSREHAEVVRHGSGYLIRDLRSTNGVYINGEQIDEHVMVDGDTVSIADFEFDFHCPASATTRQTVTLAMEDRAQAARPVQDPQMLIQALRTVNQWSGLNRIDPGLTSVQAIEDQKTVGHWCPLFRKAYQSHEETRLLKDSLVLENPLRLLQHVSAMFALQERQDLGEFLLLELDSTDFQRQDLLETVGWMRTTFGASLKVILGAKVDVWEANLFDNTLVEGLRGMGVQLAAVGIDQFKPPIVSEVLAHCSMIGVSSSALSAASRSPAVANNIHEFIQEITSTGCQALAQAASSGPDNQALQQMGFHAVVRFPA; encoded by the coding sequence ATGCAGACGCAGCTGCTTCCTCAAATTGAAAAAGACTCGATCTTTCTCGAGTACCTCGATCATGTGACCGGGCGGTCAACTAAGTCGGTGATTGATGAGTTTCCCTTCATCATCGGACGCAACGCGACCTGTAATCTGACAGTCGAGTCTGGTCGCGTTTCTCGAGAACATGCCGAAGTCGTCCGTCATGGAAGCGGCTATCTCATACGCGATTTGCGCAGCACCAATGGCGTTTACATCAACGGCGAGCAGATTGACGAACATGTCATGGTCGACGGAGATACGGTTTCGATCGCCGACTTCGAATTCGACTTTCACTGCCCTGCTTCGGCGACAACGCGTCAGACAGTAACGCTGGCGATGGAAGATCGCGCCCAAGCTGCCCGACCAGTTCAAGATCCGCAGATGTTGATTCAGGCCCTCAGGACCGTAAATCAATGGTCAGGGCTCAATCGCATCGATCCCGGCTTAACCTCCGTACAAGCGATTGAAGACCAGAAGACGGTTGGCCACTGGTGTCCGCTCTTCCGTAAAGCATATCAAAGTCATGAAGAGACTCGCCTGCTGAAAGATTCACTTGTCTTAGAGAATCCACTGCGTCTGCTCCAGCATGTCTCGGCGATGTTCGCCCTGCAGGAACGCCAGGATCTTGGCGAGTTCCTGCTATTGGAACTCGATTCAACTGATTTTCAGCGGCAAGATCTGCTGGAAACAGTTGGCTGGATGCGAACAACCTTCGGAGCTTCGCTCAAAGTCATTCTCGGAGCGAAGGTCGACGTTTGGGAGGCCAACTTGTTCGACAACACGCTTGTCGAAGGTCTTCGCGGCATGGGCGTACAACTTGCGGCGGTGGGGATCGATCAATTCAAACCACCGATCGTTTCGGAAGTACTTGCGCACTGTTCGATGATTGGCGTATCCTCGAGTGCTCTGTCGGCAGCCTCGCGCAGTCCGGCGGTCGCTAATAATATTCACGAATTCATTCAGGAGATCACGTCCACTGGCTGCCAGGCACTTGCCCAAGCAGCTTCCAGTGGACCGGACAACCAAGCATTGCAGCAGATGGGATTCCATGCGGTAGTACGCTTTCCCGCTTAA
- a CDS encoding AAA family ATPase: MSGTELKSGLLAALLADDGFRPEEPKTLEDTQLSPTLVESIILKLYLNIGSMSGRKTAEHICIPFGVAEGLLTSLRTRQLITHCGSAPLNDYTYTLTDQGRTRAQTYMHSCAYFGPAPVSLDDYVTSVEAQSVRNETPKEEDLRRAFEGLSVEPGMFDRLGPAVNSGAGLFLYGAPGNGKTTLAKRITACYGQEIWIPRTVVEDGQFIKLFDAAFHETVDQAENSIIKNDNFDHRWIKIQRPTVVVGGELTMDSLEIRFDPINNICEAPLQMKSNCGSLLIDDFGRQRMQPQELLNRWIVPLENRVDYLALPNGKKIQVPFEQLIIFSTNLEPSDLTDDAFLRRIPYKIEIEDASQEEFHTLFQIFTKQFGCRYDEESVTHLIDKHYTPKNRPLRRCQPRDLLTQIRNYCVYKGFPMEMRPEYFDLVVGSYFTVVAGDD, encoded by the coding sequence ATGTCCGGTACCGAACTCAAGTCAGGTCTTCTTGCTGCATTGCTAGCGGATGATGGATTTCGTCCCGAAGAACCCAAGACATTAGAGGACACTCAGTTATCACCGACGTTAGTCGAGTCGATTATCCTGAAGCTCTATCTGAACATCGGATCGATGAGTGGTCGTAAGACGGCCGAACACATCTGCATTCCATTTGGCGTTGCCGAAGGCCTGCTCACTTCGCTACGTACGCGTCAATTGATCACCCATTGCGGTTCCGCTCCGCTGAACGATTACACCTATACCCTGACCGACCAAGGCCGTACCCGGGCACAAACCTACATGCATTCGTGTGCCTATTTCGGACCGGCACCGGTTTCTTTGGACGACTACGTTACCTCGGTAGAAGCCCAGTCGGTACGTAACGAGACGCCAAAGGAAGAGGACCTGCGACGCGCTTTCGAGGGACTTTCTGTCGAGCCTGGGATGTTCGATCGATTGGGGCCCGCTGTGAATTCTGGGGCGGGACTTTTCCTCTATGGTGCCCCAGGCAACGGCAAGACAACGCTCGCCAAACGCATTACGGCCTGTTATGGGCAAGAGATTTGGATTCCGCGGACGGTCGTGGAGGATGGCCAGTTCATCAAGTTGTTCGACGCTGCTTTCCATGAAACGGTCGATCAAGCAGAAAACAGCATCATCAAGAACGATAACTTCGATCATCGCTGGATAAAGATTCAGCGTCCGACGGTCGTTGTTGGTGGTGAGCTGACGATGGACAGCCTCGAGATCCGATTCGACCCGATCAATAACATCTGTGAAGCTCCGCTGCAGATGAAAAGCAACTGTGGCAGTCTGCTAATCGATGACTTTGGTCGCCAACGCATGCAGCCACAGGAACTATTGAATCGTTGGATTGTGCCCCTGGAAAACCGAGTCGACTACCTTGCGTTGCCCAATGGAAAAAAGATCCAGGTACCGTTCGAGCAGTTGATCATCTTCTCGACCAATCTAGAGCCTTCGGACCTGACGGACGATGCCTTTCTACGCCGTATTCCTTACAAAATTGAAATCGAGGATGCTTCGCAGGAGGAATTTCACACGCTATTTCAGATTTTCACCAAGCAGTTTGGCTGCCGCTACGACGAAGAGTCGGTAACGCATCTGATCGACAAGCATTACACGCCCAAGAATCGCCCACTACGACGCTGCCAGCCGCGTGATCTTTTGACGCAAATCCGAAACTACTGCGTCTACAAAGGATTTCCCATGGAGATGCGACCCGAGTATTTTGACTTAGTTGTGGGTAGCTATTTCACCGTGGTTGCCGGTGACGATTAA
- a CDS encoding serine/threonine protein kinase, which translates to MSIETSATVREIDGYRLVQRIGAGGYGEVWRADAPGGLSKAVKLVFGFHDEARASRELKALNRIKDLRHPFLLSLERIEVIESQLVVVTELADCCLKDRFDECRKEGLPGIPREELLRYLADSAEALDYMTEVHSLQHLDVKPENLLIIGKHAKVADFGLVKSIQDVTASMMAGLTPLYASPEVFNDQPSRQSDQYSLAIVYQEMLTGTLPFPGRNLAQLTAQHLNSPPRLNTLPPRDRDILSKSLAKKPTERYRSCAEMVKALIEADSIAHLPQVRSGAVGQDESSKTDTKTINCNDTKSSSAKQSSGDFDPETIRMDRDSQQWQARSSHVWEDIAPRKQNVLPPVADDRAQRELRPSVVLGIGGLGSRVIRHFVDRRLELVGPQAEQHWCRCVAIDTDTTDLVQSTGQLGAAAGTPSLSTVEMPLRRPQAYRNLSRQLTKSMSRRWLYNIPLSLKTEGMRPLGRLAFADHASRLREQVRDAVADAVELARGNIDPNSEHFAWQEKPRIVLVMSSSGGTGSGMVWDAFALAQEVIQEFGGSADDVSLWLIHATPNGTEQQDLARCNTYACLRELFHFQATGEYPGDAVTKIPPQRWANKISKQITLFETGSSPEMRNLPVDIHDLADLLYMNVYEGREAAQRCRDSEESGSEVGPAVSAWAFAGKALCSSGHLDLAAARYSMELLHRWHGSGHNEKEQRKLAHLNDTDQQANNRADQYQKILDLRSAKIFQDCEFRLETVIDMVTQVVEDEIGGRPEDYFSESIGRIANEISDSRILPTSAEMTIQMLDSLDQLIGASNMEAEPGKLIAVSLHSEIAPHIRQIAAHYQTKVLDQIHDILNEPSFRVRGVKQLSSVVDQRLSELEDKVRAMGDRTEQEIEKVRASLFPVIHQATKRNRRGGDRELSLAELRAKWLNYALLRTHGVTVLATCQVFQHLRTAIMRDNMWIKNTIVSLEMAETKVCERLALDDTSVSEDPKLLEKLLVLEHQIDNVLNAEHGGLSNLLHEERNGVNKLIDVMMECGKDMARRSASEEGSENQFLNSLQDGPDWKQRVAASNCRLTQLGPAVSRLMFLPESVADNSNVTTSAPHLAGSSPLGTKLPKVIWMESGGNIPLRDAARLLIENRPDYVPVADRLLTRADVHWAEL; encoded by the coding sequence GTGTCGATTGAGACAAGTGCAACCGTACGGGAAATAGACGGATATCGTCTCGTACAACGAATCGGAGCAGGTGGTTACGGTGAGGTATGGCGAGCCGATGCCCCCGGCGGTCTTTCCAAGGCCGTCAAGTTGGTGTTCGGTTTCCATGACGAAGCGCGCGCTTCGCGCGAGCTGAAGGCGCTCAACCGTATTAAAGACCTTCGTCATCCGTTCCTACTCTCTTTGGAACGCATCGAAGTCATCGAGTCGCAACTGGTGGTCGTTACCGAGTTGGCAGACTGTTGCTTGAAGGATCGCTTCGATGAATGTCGCAAAGAGGGGCTTCCTGGTATCCCTCGCGAAGAACTGCTGCGTTACTTGGCCGACTCGGCGGAAGCATTGGACTACATGACCGAAGTCCATTCGCTGCAGCATTTGGACGTGAAGCCCGAAAACCTGCTCATTATCGGCAAACATGCTAAGGTGGCCGACTTTGGTTTGGTCAAATCCATTCAAGATGTGACGGCCTCGATGATGGCCGGCCTTACGCCATTGTATGCTTCGCCTGAGGTGTTCAACGACCAGCCGTCGCGACAGAGCGATCAATACAGCCTGGCTATCGTTTATCAAGAGATGTTGACCGGCACCCTGCCCTTCCCGGGTCGCAACCTGGCCCAATTGACTGCCCAGCATCTCAACAGCCCGCCACGGTTAAACACGCTTCCACCGCGAGATAGAGACATCCTTTCCAAGTCACTCGCAAAGAAGCCGACCGAGCGCTATCGCAGCTGTGCGGAAATGGTCAAGGCCTTGATTGAGGCCGATAGCATCGCTCACCTTCCCCAGGTACGCAGTGGTGCGGTCGGGCAGGACGAGTCCTCCAAGACCGACACGAAGACCATCAACTGCAACGACACGAAGTCAAGCAGCGCCAAGCAGTCGTCTGGCGATTTCGATCCAGAAACCATCCGGATGGATCGCGACAGTCAGCAGTGGCAGGCGCGTTCGAGCCATGTCTGGGAGGACATCGCTCCTCGCAAGCAGAATGTCCTGCCACCGGTGGCAGACGATCGCGCCCAGCGAGAGCTGCGTCCGAGTGTGGTGCTTGGAATTGGTGGTTTGGGAAGCCGTGTTATCCGTCATTTCGTCGACCGCCGGTTGGAACTTGTCGGTCCACAAGCCGAACAGCATTGGTGTCGGTGCGTAGCGATTGATACGGATACGACCGACCTGGTGCAAAGCACGGGGCAACTTGGTGCCGCGGCTGGAACCCCTTCTCTTTCCACTGTGGAAATGCCGCTTAGACGCCCTCAAGCGTATCGCAACCTCTCGCGTCAGTTGACCAAGTCAATGAGTCGACGCTGGCTCTACAACATTCCTTTGTCATTGAAAACCGAAGGCATGCGTCCCTTGGGGCGACTGGCCTTTGCCGATCATGCGAGCCGTTTACGTGAACAGGTTCGCGATGCGGTTGCCGATGCGGTGGAATTGGCTCGGGGCAACATCGACCCCAATAGCGAACACTTCGCCTGGCAGGAAAAACCGCGTATCGTGCTTGTCATGAGCAGTAGCGGAGGCACAGGTAGCGGCATGGTTTGGGATGCGTTTGCTCTCGCACAAGAGGTCATTCAAGAGTTTGGCGGCAGTGCAGACGATGTCTCTCTCTGGCTGATTCATGCAACGCCTAACGGAACCGAGCAACAAGATCTTGCACGCTGTAATACGTATGCTTGTCTGCGCGAGCTATTTCACTTCCAGGCGACCGGCGAGTATCCCGGAGATGCTGTGACGAAAATTCCTCCGCAGCGCTGGGCCAACAAAATTTCGAAACAGATCACCTTGTTCGAGACCGGCAGTTCACCAGAAATGCGAAACTTACCGGTCGATATCCATGATCTTGCCGACCTGTTGTACATGAATGTGTATGAAGGGCGTGAAGCGGCCCAGCGTTGCCGAGATTCGGAAGAATCCGGAAGCGAGGTAGGTCCGGCCGTTTCAGCATGGGCATTTGCCGGTAAGGCGTTATGTTCCAGCGGGCATCTCGATCTAGCGGCGGCGCGTTATTCCATGGAACTACTGCATCGTTGGCATGGATCTGGTCATAACGAGAAAGAGCAGCGAAAGCTCGCTCACTTGAACGATACCGATCAACAGGCAAACAATCGTGCAGACCAGTATCAAAAGATTCTCGACCTTCGCTCGGCTAAGATCTTTCAAGACTGCGAGTTTCGTCTCGAGACCGTGATCGATATGGTAACTCAAGTCGTGGAAGACGAAATCGGAGGGCGACCGGAAGACTATTTCAGCGAAAGCATTGGTCGGATCGCTAACGAAATTAGCGATTCACGCATTCTACCGACGTCTGCCGAGATGACCATTCAGATGCTCGACTCGCTCGATCAATTGATCGGTGCCTCGAACATGGAGGCTGAGCCTGGCAAGCTGATCGCCGTTTCTCTGCACTCTGAAATCGCCCCGCATATCCGTCAAATTGCAGCACATTACCAAACGAAAGTGCTAGATCAGATTCACGATATTCTCAACGAGCCATCCTTCCGGGTACGTGGGGTGAAGCAGCTTTCGAGCGTTGTTGACCAACGCTTGAGCGAACTGGAAGACAAGGTTCGAGCGATGGGAGATCGAACCGAGCAAGAGATTGAAAAGGTAAGAGCGTCTCTCTTTCCCGTAATTCATCAAGCGACAAAACGCAACAGACGCGGTGGCGATCGTGAGTTGAGTTTGGCAGAACTTCGTGCGAAATGGCTCAATTACGCTTTGCTTCGAACGCACGGCGTTACGGTACTGGCAACCTGTCAGGTGTTTCAGCATCTGCGAACGGCCATTATGCGTGACAACATGTGGATCAAGAACACGATCGTCAGCTTGGAGATGGCCGAGACGAAAGTCTGCGAACGGCTAGCACTCGATGATACATCCGTCTCAGAAGACCCAAAGCTATTGGAAAAGCTGCTGGTCCTGGAGCATCAAATCGATAATGTCCTGAATGCCGAGCATGGCGGGCTCAGTAACCTGTTGCACGAAGAACGAAATGGTGTCAACAAGCTTATCGACGTCATGATGGAATGCGGTAAAGACATGGCACGTCGCAGTGCATCGGAAGAAGGAAGCGAAAATCAGTTCCTCAATTCACTGCAAGACGGTCCCGACTGGAAACAGCGAGTCGCCGCGTCCAACTGTCGGCTTACACAGTTAGGCCCGGCTGTCTCGCGTTTAATGTTCTTGCCGGAGTCGGTGGCCGACAATAGTAACGTGACGACTTCGGCGCCTCACCTGGCCGGCAGTTCTCCGCTGGGAACTAAGCTTCCTAAGGTGATTTGGATGGAGTCCGGCGGCAATATCCCTTTGCGTGATGCTGCCCGACTGCTGATAGAAAACCGCCCCGATTACGTTCCGGTCGCGGATCGTTTGCTTACCCGCGCGGATGTGCACTGGGCTGAGCTTTAG